A region of Phosphitispora fastidiosa DNA encodes the following proteins:
- a CDS encoding CooT family nickel-binding protein, with product MCEANAYILKDGVEELFLESVDKVVSREDGILLENIFGQQKLVRARIKEMALVNHRIILEKTE from the coding sequence GTGTGTGAGGCAAATGCGTATATCTTAAAAGACGGTGTTGAGGAGCTGTTTCTGGAGAGTGTGGATAAAGTTGTTTCACGTGAAGATGGCATTCTGTTGGAAAACATTTTTGGGCAGCAAAAGCTGGTAAGGGCAAGGATTAAGGAAATGGCCCTGGTGAACCACAGAATTATCCTGGAGAAAACTGAGTAA
- a CDS encoding DUF3842 family protein, which yields MKIAVIDGQGGGIGRVIVERLRKDLPEDTEIIALGTNALAAAQMIKAGANEGASGEAAVVYNSPKADLIMGTINIIMPNSMLGEFTAPMAEAVVGSSAQKILLPLTRSSVKIVRIREEPLPHLVEAAVHEVKKILEVGTGV from the coding sequence GTGAAAATTGCGGTAATCGACGGACAGGGGGGAGGAATCGGAAGGGTTATTGTCGAAAGGCTCAGAAAAGACCTTCCTGAGGATACAGAGATAATTGCCCTGGGGACAAATGCCCTGGCTGCTGCCCAGATGATAAAGGCCGGGGCCAATGAAGGGGCCAGCGGTGAAGCGGCGGTTGTTTACAACTCCCCAAAAGCGGACCTGATAATGGGTACAATCAATATCATCATGCCAAATTCCATGCTTGGCGAATTTACGGCACCTATGGCTGAAGCTGTAGTCGGGAGCAGTGCGCAGAAAATATTACTTCCATTGACCCGAAGCAGTGTGAAAATAGTCAGGATTAGGGAAGAACCGCTGCCGCACTTGGTTGAGGCTGCGGTGCATGAAGTTAAGAAGATTTTGGAGGTGGGTACAGGTGTGTGA
- a CDS encoding PDGLE domain-containing protein, translating into MKKGVFLALLVSLAIAAFLSPFASTSPDGLERVAEDKGFLHLSEGKQVVKSPMPDYVMPGVKNETTAGSLAGVAGTLITFAVMYGVGKIYIRKSRRVGGRQ; encoded by the coding sequence ATGAAAAAAGGTGTTTTTTTAGCTCTCTTAGTGTCCCTGGCTATTGCGGCTTTTCTCTCTCCCTTTGCTTCCACAAGTCCTGATGGTCTGGAACGGGTAGCTGAAGATAAAGGGTTCCTTCACCTTAGTGAAGGAAAACAAGTGGTTAAATCCCCCATGCCTGATTATGTTATGCCCGGAGTGAAAAATGAGACTACTGCCGGCAGCCTTGCAGGTGTGGCCGGTACCCTAATTACTTTTGCTGTGATGTATGGGGTCGGAAAAATATATATCAGGAAATCCCGCCGTGTAGGTGGCCGTCAGTGA
- a CDS encoding energy-coupling factor ABC transporter permease produces the protein MHIPDGFLDTKMIAASLAVSAPLVGVAVARTKKVFDDRQIPKMSVMAAFIFAAQMVNFPIAGGTSGHLLGAALAAILLGPWSAVLIMTTVLIIQCLVFLDGGLTALGGNILLMGIVAPWVGWWVYRLFAGKSTDRIRVLGATFLAGWCSTIAASVVGTLLIVFSGYVTLNIALPAMLGWHVLIGVGEGLITSVVVAYLTQVKSELVFQKQKA, from the coding sequence ATGCATATTCCTGATGGTTTCCTTGATACAAAAATGATAGCTGCATCTCTGGCAGTAAGCGCTCCTTTGGTAGGTGTGGCTGTGGCCAGGACTAAAAAGGTTTTTGATGACCGGCAGATACCCAAAATGAGTGTTATGGCTGCATTTATCTTTGCAGCCCAGATGGTAAATTTTCCAATCGCCGGCGGGACTTCGGGACACCTTTTGGGAGCGGCCTTGGCAGCAATACTGCTGGGACCGTGGAGCGCTGTCCTGATAATGACAACAGTCCTGATAATCCAGTGCCTGGTTTTCCTGGACGGTGGCTTAACAGCGCTGGGAGGAAATATTCTGCTGATGGGAATTGTGGCGCCCTGGGTAGGCTGGTGGGTGTATCGGCTTTTTGCAGGGAAATCAACTGATCGGATCAGAGTGCTGGGAGCAACTTTTTTGGCTGGCTGGTGTTCAACAATTGCGGCATCGGTGGTTGGGACCCTTCTGATTGTGTTTTCCGGCTATGTTACCCTAAATATTGCTCTCCCTGCCATGCTGGGTTGGCATGTGCTGATCGGTGTAGGTGAAGGTCTGATAACATCAGTTGTGGTGGCCTATCTTACCCAGGTTAAATCCGAGCTGGTTTTTCAAAAACAGAAGGCGTGA
- a CDS encoding spore coat protein, translating to MTDRYEVGQGELTDLDMLYDYKKDSAYAAACYTTMAMEVHHDFVRDLFIKMATFSLASEEKVADLVAQMGGVS from the coding sequence ATGACAGACAGGTATGAGGTTGGGCAGGGGGAACTTACAGACCTGGACATGCTTTATGATTATAAAAAAGACTCCGCATATGCGGCTGCCTGTTATACAACAATGGCCATGGAAGTCCACCACGATTTTGTCCGGGATTTATTTATAAAAATGGCCACATTTTCTCTGGCAAGTGAGGAAAAAGTGGCAGATTTGGTAGCCCAAATGGGTGGGGTTAGCTGA
- a CDS encoding DUF2935 domain-containing protein: MQYFYGDKTPLRILDEIEFWKHQESEHTVVIRQIVENLESNFVEQLKDWELALAQAEGVAVRYTEAVIRSKGIFSPVLLENIKQFTMYAINQSLNFVAFLNQLTAESEAVRNNEIAVVVINHIRRESEYLIGIITATL; this comes from the coding sequence ATGCAATATTTTTACGGTGATAAGACTCCACTAAGGATACTAGATGAAATAGAGTTTTGGAAGCATCAGGAAAGTGAGCATACTGTAGTAATCCGCCAAATTGTCGAAAACCTGGAAAGTAATTTTGTGGAACAATTAAAAGATTGGGAACTAGCCCTTGCTCAAGCGGAAGGAGTTGCAGTCCGTTACACTGAAGCAGTTATCAGATCGAAGGGAATATTCAGCCCTGTTTTGTTGGAAAATATTAAACAGTTTACAATGTATGCAATCAATCAAAGCTTAAACTTTGTGGCTTTTTTAAATCAACTTACCGCGGAAAGCGAAGCAGTAAGGAATAACGAAATAGCGGTAGTAGTAATCAATCATATCCGTCGCGAATCTGAATATTTAATCGGAATCATTACGGCAACTTTGTAA
- a CDS encoding DUF4179 domain-containing protein — protein MQYRRLNQLKKEYLRIPIPQGLDFIKKTGVAVASAAIFVVLLTAGVNSSPVFAAALTKVPVIGGIVRVLTFREYTVNEDRFNADIKVPSIHGLENKALENSLNEKYLAENKKLYEEFKVEMENMQKNGQGNSAVDSGYMIKTDTNKILSIGRYTVITNASGVEKLKYDTIDKENEILITLPSLFKDNSYVEIISENIKLQSCRNDSD, from the coding sequence ATGCAATATAGAAGATTGAATCAACTCAAAAAGGAGTACTTACGGATCCCCATTCCACAAGGATTGGATTTTATTAAAAAAACTGGTGTAGCAGTAGCTTCAGCAGCTATTTTCGTTGTCTTGCTTACAGCAGGGGTCAATAGCAGCCCAGTCTTTGCAGCAGCACTAACAAAAGTGCCGGTCATAGGTGGGATTGTAAGGGTGCTGACTTTTAGAGAATATACTGTAAACGAGGATCGATTCAATGCAGATATAAAAGTGCCTTCAATACATGGTTTAGAAAATAAAGCCCTCGAAAACAGTTTAAATGAAAAATATCTTGCTGAAAATAAAAAGTTATATGAAGAGTTTAAGGTTGAAATGGAAAATATGCAAAAAAATGGACAAGGTAATTCCGCTGTAGACAGTGGGTATATGATAAAGACTGATACGAATAAGATATTATCTATAGGGCGGTATACTGTAATTACCAATGCCTCAGGAGTAGAAAAACTCAAATATGATACAATAGATAAGGAAAATGAGATTTTAATAACTTTACCAAGCTTGTTTAAAGACAATAGTTATGTAGAAATTATTAGTGAAAATATAAAATTACAAAGTTGCCGTAATGATTCCGATTAA
- a CDS encoding type II toxin-antitoxin system RelE/ParE family toxin: MKQYKVQITDKAFSDMEEIYNYIAEQLQAREAAMGQYNRIADAIETLDTCR; this comes from the coding sequence ATGAAGCAGTATAAAGTTCAGATTACGGATAAGGCATTTTCCGATATGGAGGAGATTTATAATTATATCGCAGAGCAACTACAGGCACGGGAAGCGGCCATGGGACAGTATAACAGGATAGCTGACGCAATCGAAACTCTTGATACGTGTAGATAA
- a CDS encoding type II toxin-antitoxin system RelB/DinJ family antitoxin: MEKTTTLNLRVNPEVKRKAEEVLSQLGIPMSTAIDIYLKQISMTGGIPFAVTLPKAPVSVNADLMTTDEIHAKLKEGYNDIEKGNVQDASAAFKRFRKTHA; the protein is encoded by the coding sequence ATGGAAAAAACTACGACCTTAAATTTAAGAGTTAATCCTGAAGTAAAAAGAAAGGCTGAGGAAGTCCTTTCACAACTCGGCATACCTATGTCCACAGCGATAGATATTTATCTGAAGCAAATTTCTATGACCGGCGGAATACCTTTTGCTGTAACGCTGCCGAAAGCACCGGTTTCCGTAAACGCCGATTTGATGACAACGGACGAAATTCATGCGAAGTTAAAGGAAGGATACAACGATATCGAAAAAGGTAATGTACAAGATGCATCTGCTGCCTTTAAGAGATTTCGGAAGACGCATGCATGA
- the ppdK gene encoding pyruvate, phosphate dikinase — translation MGKKYVYSFEEGKADMKGLLGGKGANLAEMTNIGLPVPTGITVTTEACNDYYAQGGKMPEGLEAEIKEKMVGLEAKIGKNFGDAANPLLLSIRSGAKFSMPGMMDTILNLGLNDQTCEAMVKATNNERFVLDCYRRFIQMFSGVVLGLEHHKFESVLDAQKEKRGVHFDTELDADDLREVVAAYKKVVKRETGNDFPEDPMQQLLLAVQAVFGSWNNQRAIVYRRLNQIPDDLGTAVNIQSMVFGNMGEDCGTGVAFTRNPSTGEKALYGEYLINAQGEDVVAGIRTPQPISKLQEEMPVIYQQFVDICKTLEQHYQNMQDIEFTIEKGKLYILQTRHGKRTANAAIKIAVEMAAEGLIDKNEAVLRVEPGALDQLLHRRIDPAAKFEVIAKGLPASPGAASGTVVFDADEAEKQGQSGQKVVLVRTETTPDDIHGIVAAQGVLTSRGGMTSHAAVVARGMGKPCVCGCEAIKINYAEKLFSVNGTVVREGDTVSIDGATGQVILGTVPMIDPELSPEFQELLGWADDIRTMAVRANADTPEDAAKAREFGAEGIGLCRTEHMFMAQDRLPVVQEMILAETLEDREAALEKLLPVQQGDFYGILKAMEGFPVYIRLLDPPLHEFLPNIEELVVEITELKCTGGDKNLIAEKEELLRKVRQLHEFNPMLGHRGCRLGVTFPEIYAMQVKAIYQATAQLVKEGVDAEPEVMIPLVIHVNELKMLREQAVEIAKAVQQEHGIDFDIHIGTMIELPRAAVTADEIATQADFFSFGTNDLTQTTLGFSRDDAEGKFLPDYINKKILTDNPFVVLDQAGVGKLVKLGTDLGRQANPALKVGICGEHGGEPSSIGFCHRIGMNYVSCSPYRVPIARLASAQAAAGGESSVSTK, via the coding sequence ATGGGGAAGAAGTATGTGTATTCTTTTGAAGAGGGTAAAGCAGATATGAAAGGTTTGTTGGGAGGGAAGGGAGCTAACCTGGCAGAAATGACCAATATTGGTCTTCCCGTGCCAACAGGTATTACAGTAACAACTGAGGCCTGTAACGACTACTATGCCCAAGGTGGGAAGATGCCCGAAGGACTTGAAGCAGAAATAAAAGAGAAAATGGTTGGTCTTGAGGCTAAAATTGGCAAAAACTTTGGGGATGCCGCCAATCCGCTGCTTCTTTCAATACGGTCAGGGGCAAAGTTTTCCATGCCCGGAATGATGGATACAATCCTTAACCTGGGGCTAAATGACCAGACATGTGAGGCCATGGTCAAAGCGACAAACAATGAAAGGTTTGTTCTTGACTGTTACCGCCGTTTTATTCAGATGTTTAGCGGTGTTGTTCTTGGTTTGGAACACCACAAGTTTGAAAGTGTTTTGGATGCTCAGAAGGAAAAGCGGGGGGTTCATTTCGACACTGAACTCGATGCCGATGACCTTAGGGAGGTTGTTGCCGCATACAAGAAAGTGGTCAAACGGGAAACCGGAAACGACTTCCCGGAAGACCCTATGCAGCAGCTTCTGCTGGCAGTTCAGGCAGTGTTTGGCTCCTGGAACAACCAAAGAGCGATAGTATATCGCAGGCTCAACCAGATTCCCGACGACCTGGGGACTGCGGTCAATATCCAGTCAATGGTATTCGGAAATATGGGTGAGGACTGCGGTACAGGGGTTGCCTTTACACGTAACCCTTCTACCGGAGAAAAAGCGCTGTATGGTGAATACCTTATCAATGCTCAGGGCGAGGATGTGGTTGCCGGTATCAGGACACCCCAGCCGATTAGCAAACTCCAGGAAGAAATGCCGGTGATTTATCAGCAGTTTGTGGATATCTGCAAGACCCTTGAACAGCATTACCAGAATATGCAGGATATAGAGTTCACCATTGAGAAAGGCAAACTTTACATATTACAAACCCGTCATGGTAAGAGGACAGCCAATGCTGCCATCAAAATTGCAGTTGAAATGGCGGCTGAAGGCCTGATTGACAAGAATGAAGCGGTCCTCCGGGTTGAACCGGGCGCTCTCGACCAGCTTCTGCACAGGAGGATTGACCCTGCTGCTAAATTTGAAGTAATCGCCAAAGGTTTGCCGGCATCGCCCGGAGCAGCCTCCGGCACCGTTGTTTTCGATGCCGATGAGGCTGAAAAGCAGGGCCAGTCCGGACAAAAGGTAGTCCTTGTCCGGACTGAAACTACACCTGACGATATTCACGGTATTGTGGCTGCCCAGGGTGTTCTTACCAGCCGGGGGGGTATGACCAGCCACGCTGCTGTCGTTGCCCGCGGGATGGGAAAACCGTGTGTCTGCGGTTGTGAAGCTATTAAGATAAACTACGCCGAAAAACTGTTTAGTGTCAATGGCACAGTAGTCCGTGAAGGAGACACTGTTTCTATTGATGGGGCCACCGGTCAGGTGATTTTGGGTACTGTTCCCATGATTGACCCTGAACTGTCCCCCGAGTTCCAGGAACTGCTGGGTTGGGCTGATGACATTAGGACTATGGCTGTAAGGGCCAATGCCGATACTCCCGAGGATGCCGCCAAAGCTCGCGAGTTTGGCGCTGAAGGAATAGGGCTGTGCCGCACTGAGCACATGTTTATGGCTCAGGACAGACTGCCTGTTGTGCAGGAGATGATTCTTGCCGAAACGCTTGAGGACAGGGAAGCTGCTCTGGAAAAGCTTTTACCGGTACAGCAGGGAGATTTCTACGGCATCCTTAAAGCTATGGAAGGGTTCCCGGTGTATATCCGGCTGCTGGACCCGCCGCTCCATGAGTTCCTGCCAAATATTGAGGAACTGGTGGTGGAGATTACTGAGCTTAAATGTACCGGCGGCGATAAAAACCTCATTGCTGAGAAAGAAGAACTTCTGCGTAAGGTAAGACAGCTTCATGAATTTAACCCGATGCTGGGTCACCGGGGCTGCCGCCTCGGGGTAACCTTCCCGGAAATTTATGCAATGCAGGTTAAAGCTATTTACCAGGCCACTGCACAACTGGTCAAAGAGGGTGTGGATGCAGAACCGGAGGTAATGATTCCACTTGTTATTCATGTGAATGAACTTAAAATGCTTCGGGAGCAGGCTGTGGAAATTGCTAAAGCAGTCCAGCAGGAACACGGCATTGACTTCGATATCCATATCGGCACTATGATAGAGCTGCCAAGGGCTGCTGTTACGGCAGATGAAATTGCCACCCAAGCCGATTTCTTCTCTTTTGGCACAAATGACCTTACCCAGACAACCCTTGGATTCAGCCGTGACGATGCTGAAGGCAAGTTTCTCCCTGATTACATCAATAAGAAGATCCTGACAGACAACCCATTCGTGGTCCTGGACCAGGCAGGTGTCGGCAAGCTGGTTAAACTGGGCACAGACCTGGGGCGTCAAGCCAATCCGGCGCTCAAGGTTGGAATCTGCGGTGAACACGGCGGCGAACCCAGTTCGATAGGTTTCTGCCACCGGATTGGTATGAACTATGTGAGCTGTTCCCCATACCGTGTGCCTATTGCCCGGCTGGCTTCTGCACAGGCTGCCGCCGGCGGGGAAAGTTCTGTAAGTACGAAGTAA
- a CDS encoding pyruvate, water dikinase regulatory protein: MTTKQEQQPVVFVVSDSVGETADFVARAAVSQFNAGFVDMRLSAYVNTPEHIIEIVNEAKDVPGIIAYTIVLPELRETLVKEAEQKGVPIVDILGPMMDALTRISGRAPKMKAGLLHKLDQNYFKKVEAIEFAVKYDDGKDPRGIMRADVVIIGVSRTSKTPLCMYLAHKSIKAANVPLVPEVLPPEEIFSLPKKKIIGLTIKPELLNEIRQERLKTLGLKSGADYASLERILIELDYADGIMRKAGCPIIDVSNKAVEETASKVLEIIRHQT, encoded by the coding sequence ATCACAACAAAACAGGAACAACAACCGGTAGTCTTTGTTGTATCTGATTCCGTAGGTGAGACTGCAGATTTTGTTGCTCGAGCCGCTGTCAGTCAGTTTAATGCCGGTTTTGTTGACATGAGGCTGAGCGCCTATGTTAATACCCCGGAACATATTATCGAGATTGTTAATGAAGCCAAAGATGTTCCGGGAATTATTGCCTATACTATTGTGCTTCCAGAGCTTAGGGAGACCTTGGTTAAAGAGGCGGAGCAAAAAGGAGTGCCCATTGTCGACATACTTGGTCCCATGATGGATGCCCTGACGAGGATATCAGGACGGGCTCCCAAAATGAAAGCAGGGCTGTTGCATAAACTGGACCAAAATTATTTTAAGAAGGTAGAAGCTATTGAGTTCGCCGTTAAGTATGACGATGGGAAGGACCCAAGGGGCATAATGCGGGCTGATGTAGTTATTATAGGGGTTTCTCGAACTTCCAAGACCCCGCTCTGTATGTACCTGGCCCACAAAAGCATCAAGGCGGCTAACGTTCCGCTGGTTCCGGAAGTATTGCCTCCTGAAGAAATTTTTAGTCTGCCCAAGAAAAAAATTATCGGACTTACTATTAAGCCTGAGCTTTTAAATGAGATTAGGCAGGAACGCTTAAAAACCCTTGGTCTTAAATCAGGAGCTGATTACGCCAGTCTGGAACGAATTCTTATTGAGTTGGATTACGCTGATGGAATTATGCGAAAAGCAGGTTGCCCGATAATAGATGTATCCAATAAAGCCGTTGAGGAAACAGCTAGCAAGGTTCTGGAAATTATCAGACACCAGACCTAA